The following are from one region of the Entelurus aequoreus isolate RoL-2023_Sb linkage group LG17, RoL_Eaeq_v1.1, whole genome shotgun sequence genome:
- the hint2 gene encoding histidine triad nucleotide-binding protein 2, mitochondrial — protein sequence MFHRHILRTCLFPSRVAQLGRLPPVYRAQSPLCTGSDEVRLAEEASRKYGSQAPTIFSKVIDKSIPADIIYEDDKCLAFRDISPQAPVHFLVIPRIAIPRISQAHDDDAELLGHLLVVAKNVAEQQSLTEGYRVVINDGKHGAQSVYHLHVHVLGGRQMTWPPG from the exons ATGTTTCATCGACACATTTTACGGACATGTTTATTCCCGAGTAGAGTGGCACAACTCGGTCGTTTGCCACCTGTTTACAGAGCCCAG AGTCCGCTTTGTACCGGAAGTGACGAGGTGCGCCTGGCAGAGGAGGCCAGCAGGAAGTATGGCTCCCAGGCTCCGACCATCTTCTCCAAAGTCATCGACAAAAGCATCCCTGCAGACATCATCTACGAGGACGACAAG TGCTTGGCTTTTAGGGATATCAGTCCGCAGGCCCCGGTGCACTTCCTGGTCATTCCAAGGATCGCCATTCCCAGGATAAGTCAAGCCCACGATGATGATGCTGAG CTCTTAGGACATTTACTGGTGGTGGCCAAGAATGTGGCCGAGCAACAATCGCTAACCGAAGGTTACCGAGTGG TCATCAACGACGGAAAACACGGCGCTCAGTCCGTCTACCACCTTCACGTCCACGTGTTAGGAGGGAGACAGATGACATGGCCGCCAGGATGA